Proteins encoded together in one Candidatus Hydrogenedentota bacterium window:
- a CDS encoding CehA/McbA family metallohydrolase has protein sequence MLMTASSVLIAAVVAANADANWLTISPGPSRDEATVILPPTPVGGGLTYLLAWEMRVEGEKTWRFRADFAGVAVHCFGSDGKSRHTIEKQTSCWQTLDWQSAWIVVEPPRGTHAIDAAMAIVSKEELPGRFRVRNVRLIDLADPIPLSDNEGELNIAVAGYGKRHVPARVYIVDEHGEGVVPAFTYAYTQGTRCFELIDPRLGRIALPAGRYTVRAMKGFEYAIAEKQVDVRSGVRTHISLNLERSANWGRRGWLSVDHHTHLFRHGGSLYPMMDLNDVYAIAQAEGIGYLPFQGVDRALEPDALRRSESFHASYTQELTRNYWGHICPIFDRTVPSIAGTGNAAPMNMDYITAIGSGRGAVSYAHPYGPLRTGEEVSALADPKAGLIAREWPIDVALGVPCAIDMLAKEDARGEFALKLRDYMRLLNLGFRCGVAGSTDFHLDQGREPIGGLRTYARTSTIDWKAFAAAYNAGETLATNGPLIEVAVEGCMPGNTVKLDGPGPVRGKVEARSLWGLTRAQLWMNGTMVLEVPATGGAIGGKRAVDFDLSIEHSGWVLAIVEGPATPDVMTSPEGKPCVAGQYAITSPIYIDVRGCPAPPNAEAAEYFAGWCDAVRKGFDTLCAQQAEAGIAVPDEVRDSIHKRIDKSRKIFSDKAG, from the coding sequence ATGCTAATGACCGCGTCCAGTGTCTTGATCGCGGCGGTGGTCGCCGCCAACGCCGACGCAAACTGGCTTACAATCTCGCCCGGACCTTCCCGGGACGAAGCGACGGTCATCCTGCCTCCCACCCCGGTTGGCGGCGGTCTCACCTATCTCCTTGCTTGGGAAATGCGCGTCGAAGGCGAGAAGACATGGCGCTTTCGCGCAGATTTCGCAGGCGTAGCGGTCCATTGCTTTGGATCAGACGGAAAATCGCGGCATACGATTGAAAAGCAAACCAGTTGCTGGCAGACGCTCGATTGGCAGTCCGCGTGGATAGTTGTCGAGCCACCGCGTGGCACACATGCGATTGATGCGGCGATGGCTATCGTGTCGAAAGAAGAGTTGCCCGGACGATTCCGCGTGCGTAATGTTCGGCTAATCGATTTGGCGGATCCGATTCCGCTTTCGGACAACGAAGGCGAGCTTAACATCGCAGTCGCGGGCTACGGCAAGCGACACGTACCCGCTCGCGTCTACATCGTCGACGAGCACGGCGAAGGCGTCGTTCCGGCATTCACTTACGCCTACACACAAGGTACACGCTGCTTCGAACTCATCGATCCGCGTCTCGGGCGCATTGCCCTGCCGGCGGGCCGCTACACGGTGCGGGCAATGAAGGGCTTTGAATATGCAATCGCGGAAAAGCAGGTCGATGTTCGATCGGGCGTGCGAACGCACATTTCGCTAAACCTCGAAAGGAGCGCCAACTGGGGCCGCCGCGGATGGTTGTCTGTCGATCATCACACGCACCTGTTCCGTCACGGCGGTTCCCTGTATCCGATGATGGACCTCAACGATGTTTACGCAATCGCGCAAGCGGAGGGTATCGGCTATCTGCCGTTCCAAGGCGTCGACCGGGCGCTGGAACCGGACGCATTGAGACGAAGCGAATCGTTCCACGCAAGCTACACGCAAGAGTTGACGCGCAATTATTGGGGACATATTTGCCCTATATTCGACCGGACTGTTCCGTCAATCGCGGGGACCGGGAACGCCGCCCCGATGAACATGGATTACATCACTGCGATTGGCTCCGGCCGCGGCGCGGTCTCCTACGCGCATCCATACGGGCCGCTGCGAACCGGCGAAGAGGTTAGCGCACTTGCCGATCCAAAGGCCGGCCTCATCGCGCGCGAATGGCCAATCGACGTAGCGCTGGGCGTCCCCTGCGCGATCGACATGCTCGCAAAAGAAGATGCGCGCGGCGAGTTTGCGCTGAAGCTCCGCGACTACATGCGTTTGCTCAATCTCGGTTTTCGTTGCGGGGTTGCCGGCTCGACGGATTTTCACCTCGACCAGGGGCGGGAGCCGATCGGCGGACTTCGCACCTACGCGCGCACTTCAACGATCGACTGGAAGGCCTTTGCGGCCGCGTACAACGCGGGCGAAACTCTTGCCACCAATGGGCCGCTGATTGAAGTTGCCGTCGAAGGATGCATGCCTGGCAATACAGTGAAGCTGGACGGGCCCGGCCCTGTGCGCGGTAAAGTCGAAGCGCGAAGTTTGTGGGGCCTCACGCGCGCGCAGCTTTGGATGAACGGAACGATGGTTCTTGAAGTGCCGGCGACTGGCGGCGCGATTGGCGGTAAGCGCGCCGTCGACTTCGACCTATCGATCGAACATTCAGGATGGGTTCTTGCGATTGTCGAGGGGCCAGCGACGCCTGATGTCATGACCAGTCCGGAAGGCAAACCGTGTGTCGCTGGCCAGTACGCGATCACGAGTCCGATCTACATCGATGTGCGCGGTTGTCCTGCGCCCCCGAATGCCGAAGCGGCGGAGTACTTCGCGGGCTGGTGCGACGCGGTGCGGAAGGGATTCGATACGCTGTGTGCCCAGCAAGCCGAGGCTGGAATAGCTGTGCCCGATGAGGTGCGCGACAGCATCCATAAGCGGATCGATAAGTCGCGAAAGATATTCAGCGATAAAGCGGGTTAA
- a CDS encoding sterol desaturase family protein — protein MQYEPQIRLACSVGVFAIMALWELAGPRRALTVRKGPRWFVNLSLVVIDTLVVRLLFPIAAVGMAELSAVRGWGALNMVHAPYWLALTASFIALDFIVYVQHVLFHYVPFFWRFHRVHHADVDFDVTTGLRFHPGEIALSMCIKLGAVALLGPPMEAVVAFEVALNATSLFNHSNVRIPLTIDRALRFVVVTPDMHRVHHSVVSAETNSNFGFNLPWWDRLCGTYTAQPRDGHTEMAIGLDQFRDRISQRLVALLWLPIIKQKRVE, from the coding sequence ATGCAATACGAGCCTCAGATTCGGCTGGCGTGCTCCGTTGGCGTGTTCGCAATCATGGCGCTGTGGGAACTCGCCGGGCCTCGCCGTGCGCTAACGGTCCGCAAGGGCCCGCGCTGGTTCGTGAACCTGTCGCTGGTTGTGATCGATACCCTGGTCGTTCGCCTGCTGTTTCCAATCGCCGCGGTGGGAATGGCGGAGCTTTCCGCGGTGCGGGGTTGGGGCGCGCTCAACATGGTTCACGCACCGTACTGGCTGGCGTTGACCGCGTCGTTCATCGCGCTCGATTTCATCGTCTACGTCCAGCACGTGCTGTTTCACTACGTGCCATTCTTCTGGCGGTTTCATCGCGTCCATCACGCGGACGTCGACTTCGACGTGACCACCGGGCTTCGCTTTCACCCTGGTGAAATCGCGCTCTCGATGTGCATCAAGCTGGGGGCAGTCGCGCTGCTTGGTCCGCCGATGGAGGCCGTAGTCGCGTTCGAGGTCGCGTTGAACGCTACGTCATTGTTCAACCACAGCAATGTGCGCATTCCGCTCACCATCGACCGCGCGTTGCGGTTTGTAGTGGTTACGCCCGACATGCACCGCGTCCATCATTCGGTTGTGTCAGCCGAAACGAACAGCAACTTCGGATTCAATCTGCCGTGGTGGGATCGCCTCTGCGGCACATACACCGCGCAGCCGCGCGACGGGCACACCGAGATGGCGATCGGCCTCGATCAGTTCCGGGACCGCATCAGTCAGCGGCTGGTAGCCCTGCTGTGGTTGCCGATAATCAAGCAAAAGAGGGTGGAGTAG
- the flgL gene encoding flagellar hook-associated protein FlgL, giving the protein MGVGRVTSQILVQRALANLRYQNNRIIDLQTQLGTGLRVNNPSDDPIDARRAINARATIAKNEQYIQNIASAGPRLEETVTSLQTLTENVLRARELTLRGANGTNDQNALDILAEEINQILEGVVSTANHQTGSAYIFGGTRTTQPPYEVTRDVNGNITAVTYVGNADDINVTIGDGVDVVINEPGSVVFQGAEDIFQTLIDIRDNMLAGDQSSLQNARLTELEGIRQQLGQGIARVGAVQNRFTASEAELEDFQIQLQQVLSDSIDADFADVVLNLNAQSNAFQAALNAASRVIQPSLLDFIR; this is encoded by the coding sequence ATGGGCGTCGGGCGCGTAACATCGCAAATCCTTGTGCAGCGGGCGCTGGCAAACCTGCGGTACCAGAACAACCGCATCATCGATCTGCAAACGCAATTGGGAACGGGATTGCGCGTGAACAATCCCTCCGACGATCCGATCGACGCGCGGCGCGCCATCAACGCGCGCGCGACCATCGCGAAAAACGAACAATACATCCAGAACATCGCGTCCGCCGGGCCGCGGCTCGAGGAAACCGTGACGTCCCTTCAGACGCTGACGGAGAATGTGCTCCGCGCGCGCGAGCTGACCCTGCGCGGCGCGAACGGCACGAACGATCAGAACGCGCTCGATATTCTCGCGGAAGAAATCAATCAGATTCTCGAAGGCGTGGTGAGCACGGCAAACCATCAAACCGGCAGCGCCTACATCTTCGGCGGCACGCGCACCACCCAACCTCCATACGAAGTCACCCGGGACGTGAACGGCAACATCACGGCGGTGACGTACGTCGGCAACGCGGACGACATTAACGTGACGATTGGCGACGGCGTTGATGTGGTCATCAACGAGCCGGGGTCCGTCGTGTTTCAGGGCGCCGAAGACATTTTCCAGACCCTGATTGATATTCGCGACAATATGCTCGCCGGCGATCAATCGAGCCTGCAGAACGCGCGGCTGACCGAACTCGAAGGGATTCGCCAGCAACTGGGCCAAGGCATCGCGCGCGTCGGCGCTGTGCAGAACCGATTCACCGCGTCTGAAGCGGAACTGGAAGACTTTCAGATTCAGTTACAGCAGGTCTTGAGCGATTCAATCGATGCGGACTTTGCCGATGTCGTCCTGAATCTCAACGCACAGAGCAACGCGTTCCAGGCCGCGTTAAACGCTGCCAGCCGCGTCATTCAACCGAGCCTGCTCGACTTCATTCGCTGA
- a CDS encoding flagellar protein FlgN, giving the protein MDELFEKLCGGLEDEIERQETVLAVCRAQIDAIGARDLNALEARTAALDILVREAAHAQASRAGVIAKVAVQLGLPPDRRTLYALANAAPGPWNARLQHIQCRLRKTVNETRRVVRLNARTIRRSLDFNQRLLACIAIAPSLQPAYGERGAATAVTGEPALIDQRG; this is encoded by the coding sequence GTGGACGAATTGTTTGAAAAGCTTTGCGGCGGTCTCGAAGACGAAATCGAACGGCAGGAGACTGTCCTGGCCGTGTGCCGCGCGCAGATTGACGCGATTGGCGCGCGCGATCTGAACGCGCTCGAAGCGCGCACCGCGGCGCTGGACATTCTTGTGCGCGAAGCAGCGCACGCGCAGGCGTCGCGCGCGGGCGTGATTGCGAAGGTCGCCGTTCAACTGGGTCTGCCTCCCGACCGCCGTACGTTGTACGCACTTGCCAACGCCGCGCCCGGACCGTGGAACGCGCGCCTCCAGCACATCCAGTGTCGTCTGCGGAAGACCGTGAACGAAACACGCCGCGTCGTGCGGCTGAACGCGCGGACCATCCGGCGCTCGCTCGATTTCAATCAACGCCTGTTGGCGTGCATCGCGATCGCGCCATCGTTGCAGCCGGCCTACGGCGAGCGCGGCGCCGCGACGGCAGTCACCGGCGAACCCGCGTTGATCGATCAGCGGGGCTAA
- a CDS encoding rod-binding protein: MLYVNPLDSAYARGLDTGAAPDRKKLAYRELEHAFLKQLLDEMYKSVPKDGLLGGGVASDYQRDIFNDALSGAMADSGQFGIARLMEQQDFMATYGKTNWKRDVALRAIGAALMRTP; encoded by the coding sequence GTGCTGTATGTCAACCCGCTCGATTCGGCCTACGCTCGTGGCCTCGATACCGGTGCGGCGCCGGACCGTAAGAAACTGGCCTACCGCGAACTCGAACACGCGTTCCTCAAGCAATTGCTCGACGAAATGTACAAGTCCGTGCCGAAGGACGGACTGCTTGGGGGCGGCGTGGCGTCGGATTACCAGCGCGACATCTTCAATGACGCCCTCAGCGGCGCCATGGCCGATAGCGGCCAATTCGGCATTGCCAGGCTGATGGAACAACAAGACTTCATGGCCACGTACGGAAAGACCAACTGGAAGCGCGACGTGGCGCTGCGGGCAATCGGCGCGGCGCTCATGCGCACCCCATAA
- a CDS encoding flagellar basal body P-ring protein FlgI: MTSHFKRSSRLLSLAMLLLAAFLSFTAQAARIKDLCEVQGARGNPLKGIGLVVGLAGTGDKNVDALQRQLRLLERLEIEVDKLKDLVSPNTAVVIVDATLPAFAKEGTRIDVRVSSIGNCQSLEGGTLTETFLYGPGSADGTVYAIAQGPVSVGGFNAESAGGGGGAAVRKNHVTAGRVPMGAYVEREVPSTITDGERVTLLLKRADFATADNIRHVIDDKYGPNSASALSASTITVRIPELHHADLISFIAELEEITVQADLPSRVVINERTGTLVVGGEVMIKPCQVAHGSLTIAVARTPAVSQPAPFSKEGRTAVTATTDLEANEEPGALMPVQGTSAADIANALNSLKVTPRDMIAIFQALRQAGALDADLEIM; encoded by the coding sequence ATGACATCGCATTTCAAACGGTCTAGCAGGTTATTGTCGCTCGCTATGCTCTTGCTGGCCGCGTTCCTGTCGTTCACGGCTCAGGCCGCACGCATCAAGGACCTGTGCGAGGTGCAAGGCGCGCGCGGCAACCCGCTCAAAGGGATTGGGCTCGTGGTGGGTCTGGCGGGCACCGGCGACAAAAACGTTGACGCGCTGCAACGGCAACTCCGCTTGCTCGAGCGGCTCGAAATCGAGGTAGATAAGCTCAAGGACCTGGTGTCACCGAATACGGCGGTAGTCATCGTCGATGCGACGCTCCCGGCGTTCGCGAAAGAGGGCACGCGGATCGACGTGCGCGTGAGTTCGATTGGCAACTGCCAGAGTCTCGAAGGCGGCACGCTCACCGAAACGTTCCTGTATGGGCCGGGCTCCGCGGACGGTACGGTCTATGCCATTGCCCAGGGGCCGGTCTCGGTCGGCGGATTCAACGCGGAAAGCGCGGGGGGCGGAGGAGGCGCTGCGGTGCGCAAAAACCACGTTACCGCCGGGCGCGTGCCGATGGGCGCGTACGTCGAACGCGAAGTGCCTTCCACCATCACCGACGGAGAGCGCGTCACGCTTCTGTTGAAACGCGCGGACTTCGCGACCGCCGACAATATACGCCACGTAATCGATGACAAGTACGGCCCGAATTCCGCAAGCGCGCTGAGCGCAAGCACAATTACCGTGCGCATACCGGAATTGCACCACGCCGATCTCATATCGTTCATCGCCGAACTGGAGGAGATTACCGTTCAGGCCGATTTGCCGTCGCGTGTGGTCATCAACGAACGCACGGGCACGCTCGTCGTGGGCGGCGAAGTGATGATCAAGCCGTGCCAGGTAGCGCACGGCAGCCTCACTATTGCCGTGGCCCGCACGCCTGCCGTAAGCCAGCCCGCGCCGTTCTCGAAGGAAGGGCGAACCGCCGTAACGGCGACCACTGACCTCGAAGCGAACGAGGAACCGGGGGCACTCATGCCCGTGCAGGGCACTTCCGCCGCGGACATTGCGAACGCGCTGAACAGTCTCAAAGTGACGCCGCGCGACATGATCGCAATCTTTCAGGCGCTGCGCCAGGCGGGCGCACTCGACGCGGACCTGGAGATCATGTAG
- a CDS encoding flagellar basal body L-ring protein FlgH: protein MNRVQSWIGGALPVLVASVVFATTAFADSLFTQKVAEQGTLVSLKKKKFEPGDIITVMVREKIQASTNSNTNTKKESDVESEANENDNEFLVAEKPDGLGILDPEKLPNWAIGTKNEQRTTGQTQRQNQLVTTITCTVKEMYPNGTLLIEGEKVVSVNREDSRIYVRGIARARDVSPNNVIDSTQLADATIELKGRGPLWNNQRRGLLTRFLDWVAPY from the coding sequence ATGAACCGTGTGCAGAGTTGGATAGGCGGCGCGCTGCCCGTACTCGTTGCGTCAGTCGTGTTCGCGACAACCGCGTTCGCGGATTCGCTGTTCACGCAGAAGGTTGCGGAACAGGGGACGCTTGTGTCGTTGAAAAAGAAAAAATTCGAGCCCGGCGACATCATCACCGTGATGGTGCGGGAGAAGATTCAGGCCTCGACAAACTCCAACACCAATACGAAAAAGGAATCGGACGTGGAGTCCGAAGCGAACGAGAACGACAACGAGTTTCTGGTTGCGGAGAAGCCCGATGGTTTGGGCATTCTCGATCCGGAGAAACTGCCGAACTGGGCCATTGGCACGAAGAACGAACAGCGCACGACGGGCCAGACTCAGCGCCAGAACCAGTTGGTAACGACGATCACGTGCACCGTCAAGGAGATGTATCCGAACGGCACGTTGCTGATTGAAGGCGAAAAGGTCGTTTCGGTGAACCGCGAGGACTCACGTATCTACGTTAGGGGCATTGCGCGCGCACGCGACGTGTCGCCGAACAACGTCATCGATTCGACGCAACTCGCCGACGCGACGATCGAACTCAAGGGGCGCGGACCGCTGTGGAACAACCAGCGGCGCGGATTGCTGACCAGGTTCCTCGATTGGGTCGCGCCATACTGA
- the flgA gene encoding flagellar basal body P-ring formation protein FlgA, translating into MTNATRYAVRWLVFTALTAAFIAVAASADTIMLKTEAYVKGPMVTLGDIADIAGPNAEQLAALEVSSAASPGSSKRIDSQLLKMRLNGAGAEGVELQGAGSVLATTLSLDLSREVLTDDLRTYIQTQLPWSDAETSVDILVEPNPVTVPEGEVAVRWMANPQYRWVGQGSFRGDVEVDGKVKRTVFAQANIEAYAEVLVCALDIPRGKQIGATDLRFEKRALSQQKGDAIQDLDEIVGMIARDSMFMGETVSRRSLVPKQVIKRNQTVSVEAQAGGLVVRSRAKALDNGGAGDVVRLMNPDSKAEFQGRVRPDGTVEVMQ; encoded by the coding sequence ATGACGAACGCAACACGATACGCAGTGCGGTGGCTGGTGTTCACGGCGCTGACCGCCGCGTTCATCGCCGTGGCCGCGTCCGCGGACACGATCATGTTGAAGACCGAGGCGTATGTGAAGGGACCAATGGTCACCCTTGGCGACATCGCGGACATCGCGGGGCCGAACGCGGAGCAACTCGCGGCATTGGAAGTCAGCAGCGCGGCGTCCCCGGGATCGTCGAAGCGCATTGACAGTCAATTGCTGAAAATGCGGTTAAACGGAGCGGGTGCGGAAGGCGTCGAGTTGCAGGGCGCCGGTAGCGTACTCGCGACGACACTGTCGCTCGATCTCTCGCGCGAGGTGCTCACCGACGATTTGCGCACGTACATTCAAACGCAACTGCCGTGGAGCGACGCGGAGACCAGCGTCGATATTCTCGTCGAACCCAATCCGGTGACGGTGCCGGAGGGCGAGGTAGCCGTGCGATGGATGGCTAATCCGCAGTACCGTTGGGTCGGCCAGGGTTCGTTTCGCGGCGATGTTGAAGTGGACGGCAAGGTGAAGCGGACGGTTTTTGCGCAGGCGAACATCGAGGCATACGCCGAAGTGCTCGTTTGCGCGTTGGACATTCCGCGCGGAAAACAAATCGGCGCGACCGATCTGCGGTTTGAGAAGCGCGCCCTGTCACAGCAAAAAGGCGACGCGATTCAGGACCTCGACGAGATCGTCGGCATGATCGCGCGCGACAGTATGTTCATGGGCGAGACGGTCTCGCGCCGTTCGCTCGTGCCGAAGCAGGTTATCAAACGCAACCAGACCGTGTCGGTCGAGGCACAGGCGGGCGGGCTCGTCGTGCGTTCGCGCGCAAAAGCGCTCGACAACGGCGGTGCGGGCGACGTCGTTCGCCTGATGAATCCCGACTCGAAGGCTGAGTTCCAGGGCCGTGTGCGGCCGGACGGTACCGTGGAGGTGATGCAATGA
- the flgG gene encoding flagellar basal-body rod protein FlgG produces MIRALFTAATGMIGQQTNIDTIAHNLANVNTTGFKKSKVNFQDLLYETVKPAGTQTASGQTIPEGIQIGHGAKPASVAKLFTQGNLIQTGNALDVAIEGNGFFEVTLPDGTPAYTRDGSFRRDPNGNLVTIDGFPLQPGISIPNDAEEVSIGNDGTVFAKQPGSATPTNLGQILLIRFPNNSGLDARLGHNLLRESEASGPPIQGSPGTEGIGFLNSGFLENSNVQVVEEILNLIIAQRAYEANSKVIQTSDEMLQVANNVRR; encoded by the coding sequence ATGATACGCGCGCTATTCACCGCGGCGACCGGGATGATTGGCCAACAGACCAACATCGACACGATCGCCCACAACCTCGCGAACGTAAACACGACGGGGTTCAAAAAGAGCAAGGTAAATTTTCAGGACCTGCTCTACGAAACGGTGAAGCCCGCAGGCACGCAAACCGCGAGCGGCCAGACGATTCCCGAGGGCATTCAAATCGGACACGGCGCAAAGCCCGCCTCGGTGGCAAAGTTGTTCACGCAAGGGAATCTCATTCAAACCGGGAACGCATTGGACGTAGCGATCGAGGGCAATGGGTTCTTTGAGGTCACGCTGCCCGACGGAACGCCGGCGTACACGCGCGACGGCAGTTTTCGCCGCGATCCGAACGGTAACCTGGTTACCATTGACGGATTCCCGCTGCAACCCGGAATCAGCATTCCGAACGACGCCGAAGAGGTGTCGATTGGCAACGACGGGACCGTCTTTGCCAAACAACCCGGCAGCGCGACACCGACGAATCTTGGGCAAATTCTGTTGATCCGGTTTCCGAACAACTCCGGGCTGGACGCGCGCCTTGGTCATAACCTGCTGCGGGAATCCGAGGCCTCCGGCCCCCCCATACAAGGCTCCCCCGGCACGGAAGGCATTGGCTTCCTGAATTCGGGTTTTCTCGAGAATTCGAACGTACAGGTCGTCGAGGAAATCTTGAACCTCATCATCGCGCAACGCGCGTACGAGGCAAACTCGAAGGTCATTCAAACATCCGACGAGATGCTGCAAGTTGCGAACAACGTGAGGCGGTAA
- a CDS encoding flagellar hook-basal body protein gives MIQGLYAAASGMIATEDRQAVIANNIANAATAGFKRQNAISEGFKEIFLGSLGTAARLNAERGPGGGLALTNVYTDYATGPIGMTGNPMHVALQGPGFIAVETPAGERFTRNGEFSINAEGQLTTSDGFAILGDGGAIEVNGGSVEFDSSGAVLVDNQSVGKLRIVEFENPNLLERYGQNLFAPVESAGGPRPGDNTSVVPGGLEGSNVQVPFEMAQMTLGLRVYNANQKVINSVDETMGRLINEVGMPT, from the coding sequence ATGATTCAGGGTCTCTACGCGGCCGCGTCCGGCATGATTGCCACGGAAGATCGGCAGGCGGTGATCGCGAACAACATCGCGAACGCCGCGACCGCCGGTTTCAAGCGGCAAAACGCCATCAGCGAAGGGTTCAAGGAAATCTTCCTGGGCAGCCTTGGCACCGCCGCGCGCCTGAACGCGGAGCGCGGCCCCGGCGGCGGCTTGGCATTGACCAACGTATACACCGACTACGCGACCGGTCCCATCGGCATGACGGGAAACCCGATGCATGTCGCGTTGCAGGGCCCGGGTTTTATTGCCGTGGAAACGCCCGCGGGCGAACGCTTCACGCGCAATGGCGAATTCTCCATAAACGCCGAGGGACAACTGACCACGTCGGACGGCTTCGCGATTCTGGGCGACGGTGGTGCGATTGAAGTCAACGGCGGCAGCGTCGAGTTCGATTCGAGCGGCGCGGTGCTTGTAGACAACCAGTCGGTCGGTAAACTGCGCATCGTCGAATTCGAGAACCCGAACCTGCTCGAACGCTACGGCCAAAACTTGTTCGCGCCGGTCGAGAGCGCGGGCGGACCGCGTCCCGGCGATAACACATCGGTCGTACCGGGCGGTCTCGAGGGATCGAACGTGCAGGTGCCGTTCGAGATGGCGCAAATGACGCTGGGCTTGCGCGTGTACAACGCGAACCAAAAAGTCATCAACTCCGTTGACGAAACGATGGGCCGGCTGATCAACGAAGTCGGCATGCCGACGTAG
- a CDS encoding 5-formyltetrahydrofolate cyclo-ligase, with the protein MQIFPRAGRLCMEAIAGTLGQMETKSEIRRRLLDERRALDSAEAARRSGFVRERLWTLPEFQRAGRVLTYVSAKDNEVDTRAIIERLLAEGRIVACPQSLPDRVLAWRKIDSVDDLTGSRYGIPEPQPERCKVVAPSRADVVLVPGIAFTREGHRIGYGGGYFDRFLHDFGGLSIGLAYEFQLVDAIPTGPHDMRLNLVVTESDVPRSVRD; encoded by the coding sequence ATGCAAATCTTTCCACGCGCCGGAAGATTGTGCATGGAGGCAATTGCCGGTACGCTTGGACAAATGGAGACCAAGTCCGAAATCCGCCGGCGGTTGCTCGACGAACGCCGCGCCCTGGATTCAGCCGAGGCCGCTCGACGATCCGGGTTCGTCCGAGAACGTTTGTGGACACTCCCGGAGTTCCAGCGTGCGGGGCGCGTTCTCACCTACGTTTCGGCAAAGGATAACGAGGTTGACACACGGGCCATCATCGAACGGCTGCTAGCGGAGGGCCGAATCGTCGCCTGTCCGCAAAGCCTGCCGGACCGTGTGCTTGCGTGGCGGAAAATCGATTCGGTTGATGACCTGACCGGCTCGCGGTACGGCATCCCGGAACCCCAACCGGAGCGATGCAAGGTTGTTGCCCCCTCACGCGCCGACGTGGTCCTCGTTCCCGGAATCGCATTCACGCGCGAGGGTCACCGCATCGGCTACGGGGGCGGATACTTCGACCGTTTTTTGCACGATTTCGGCGGCCTGTCTATCGGTCTCGCGTACGAATTTCAGTTGGTTGACGCAATTCCTACCGGACCGCACGACATGCGGCTGAACTTAGTGGTGACTGAATCCGATGTGCCCCGTTCGGTGCGAGATTAG